The following are encoded in a window of Mycobacterium vicinigordonae genomic DNA:
- a CDS encoding MFS transporter: MSLVVLTVAVLQTAVVPVLGVIASQLHATPTGVSWVVTANLLSAAGATPLIGRLADRYSKKAVLLAVLVVVLAGSLIAAATTSLALLIVGRVLQGASFGLYPVGVAILRAEFPEPVVVRALAVLSATLGFGGGIGLVVTGLLMSGQAGYHRVFWLATVFVVLVIAAVIALVPDRAGAGHGSIDWLGAVGLAAGLTGLILVVTQGSHWGWLAARTIMVAVAGLATLVAWWRWEGGRPHPLVSTSMLTRRTMLMTNLSTILVGVGLYVSFLGLTQFVQTSRTAAGYGFSSTVLYSSVVFLLPGALVGMVMATASGRFIDRFGAQAVLVVGAAIGAVGFTLLAVAHDARWQVIVAGVCMNIYVSLAYGALPAVVVGEAGPDETGIATGINAIARTIGSSIAAALVAGVLTASHGRQGLPAEAAFVALFVLGAVTAAAVAVLIAVSGVRNRVSEPSTGRVDAQALNHEWG; encoded by the coding sequence ATGAGCCTGGTGGTGCTCACGGTCGCGGTGCTGCAGACGGCGGTGGTTCCGGTGCTCGGCGTGATCGCTAGCCAACTACACGCCACGCCGACGGGTGTGAGCTGGGTCGTCACCGCAAACCTGCTCAGTGCCGCCGGGGCCACGCCGCTGATAGGGAGACTGGCGGATCGCTACAGCAAGAAGGCGGTGCTGTTGGCGGTCCTCGTCGTAGTCCTGGCCGGGTCGCTGATCGCGGCGGCAACCACGTCCCTTGCCCTACTCATCGTCGGCCGGGTGTTACAGGGTGCATCCTTTGGCCTCTATCCGGTAGGGGTGGCAATTCTGCGGGCGGAATTCCCCGAGCCGGTGGTGGTGCGGGCGCTCGCCGTGCTCTCAGCGACGCTCGGGTTCGGCGGCGGAATCGGACTGGTGGTAACGGGCCTGCTGATGTCGGGGCAGGCCGGGTACCACCGGGTGTTCTGGCTGGCAACGGTTTTCGTCGTCCTAGTGATTGCCGCAGTGATCGCCCTGGTACCGGACCGCGCGGGCGCAGGTCACGGCTCCATCGACTGGCTGGGCGCGGTGGGACTGGCTGCCGGGCTCACCGGTCTAATCCTGGTGGTGACACAAGGCAGTCACTGGGGATGGCTCGCGGCGCGGACGATCATGGTGGCTGTGGCGGGGCTTGCGACGTTGGTGGCGTGGTGGCGATGGGAAGGCGGCCGCCCGCACCCGCTGGTGTCCACCTCGATGCTCACCCGACGGACGATGCTGATGACGAATCTGTCAACCATCCTGGTCGGAGTCGGCCTGTACGTCTCATTCCTGGGCCTGACTCAATTCGTTCAGACGTCGCGCACGGCGGCGGGCTACGGGTTCTCCTCGACGGTGCTGTATTCCAGCGTCGTGTTCCTATTGCCCGGCGCGCTGGTCGGAATGGTCATGGCCACCGCCAGCGGTCGTTTCATCGACCGCTTCGGTGCACAGGCGGTGCTGGTCGTAGGCGCGGCGATCGGTGCGGTCGGGTTCACGCTGCTGGCCGTGGCGCACGACGCCAGGTGGCAGGTGATCGTGGCGGGGGTGTGCATGAACATCTACGTCAGCCTGGCCTACGGAGCGTTGCCTGCCGTGGTCGTCGGAGAGGCCGGACCCGACGAGACCGGGATCGCTACCGGCATCAACGCGATCGCCCGCACGATCGGCAGCTCGATTGCGGCGGCGCTGGTCGCCGGTGTACTTACGGCGTCGCACGGACGGCAGGGCCTGCCCGCCGAGGCGGCGTTCGTGGCGCTGTTCGTCCTCGGCGCGGTGACGGCTGCGGCGGTGGCCGTGTTGATCGCGGTGTCCGGTGTGCGAAACCGTGTGAGTGAGCCTTCGACCGGTCGTGTCGACGCACAGGCGCTGAATCACGAGTGGGGCTGA
- a CDS encoding FAD-dependent oxidoreductase produces the protein MNANQTDVVVVGAGPTGLTAAGDLARAGRSVIVLDRWPTVSPSSRAFATMARTLEVLDARGLADDLLAEANKASGVTIFGGARIDLTHLDSPYRFVMITPQINVDRALHDYAAAQGADIRRGVEVSGIKQDADGVTVTSSDGSRWRAQYVIGADGAHSTVRELVGADFPGKMLLSSIVLADIKLAHRRSGESLRVGSTRNTFAFFAPYLRSDAEGAWFRAMAWDRNHQVPDSAPVRDEEIIGILKKTMGAELEVLEIEWKSRFHCDERQVTKYRHGRVFLAGDAAHVHSPMGGQGMNTGIQDAVNLAWKLDAVLAGADGTLLDTYHNERHPIGKRVLWQSGLIARGVTLHPRIARALRNLLVPKLLRLPRFRDAVAGSFAGTTLRYAHGRDENPMVGTRATQIPLAQGRLTELQRTPGFIFIRERGADQVTTDVRQIERADDGPAVLVRPDGYIAWAGDSRDRAAWTAALSRWTGLARAAASHPDAGVGTGVAAPRKPGQPHS, from the coding sequence ATGAACGCCAATCAGACGGATGTCGTCGTCGTCGGCGCCGGGCCGACCGGACTCACCGCGGCTGGTGATCTTGCGCGGGCCGGTCGGTCGGTGATCGTGCTGGACCGCTGGCCAACGGTCAGCCCATCCAGCCGCGCATTCGCGACAATGGCCCGCACCCTCGAGGTTCTCGATGCGCGCGGACTCGCGGATGACCTGCTGGCCGAAGCAAACAAAGCGTCGGGCGTGACGATTTTCGGTGGCGCGCGGATCGACCTGACACATCTGGACTCGCCGTACCGATTCGTCATGATCACCCCGCAGATCAATGTCGATCGGGCACTGCACGATTACGCCGCGGCGCAGGGCGCCGACATCCGGCGTGGTGTCGAGGTATCCGGAATCAAACAGGATGCCGACGGCGTGACGGTCACGAGCAGCGACGGATCACGTTGGCGGGCCCAGTATGTGATCGGCGCCGACGGTGCGCATAGCACGGTGCGCGAATTGGTGGGCGCGGACTTTCCCGGCAAGATGCTCCTATCGTCGATTGTGCTAGCCGACATCAAACTGGCGCACCGGCGGTCGGGCGAGAGTTTGCGGGTCGGCAGCACGCGAAACACGTTCGCGTTCTTCGCTCCCTACCTACGCAGCGATGCCGAGGGCGCCTGGTTCCGGGCAATGGCGTGGGACCGCAACCACCAGGTACCCGACAGCGCACCGGTGCGGGACGAGGAGATCATCGGCATCCTGAAGAAGACGATGGGCGCTGAGCTCGAAGTGCTCGAAATCGAATGGAAGTCCCGATTCCATTGCGACGAAAGGCAAGTCACGAAGTATCGACACGGCCGCGTGTTCCTGGCCGGCGACGCCGCCCACGTGCATTCGCCGATGGGCGGGCAGGGCATGAACACCGGCATCCAGGATGCGGTGAACCTAGCCTGGAAGCTCGATGCGGTGCTCGCCGGTGCCGACGGCACGTTGCTCGATACCTACCACAACGAACGTCATCCGATCGGCAAACGCGTGCTGTGGCAATCCGGCCTAATTGCGCGCGGCGTGACGCTGCATCCGCGCATCGCTCGCGCACTGCGAAACTTACTGGTGCCCAAGCTACTTAGGCTACCGCGATTCCGCGACGCCGTAGCCGGCAGCTTCGCCGGGACAACCTTGCGCTACGCTCACGGACGCGACGAGAACCCTATGGTGGGCACCCGCGCTACGCAGATTCCATTGGCGCAAGGCCGACTCACCGAACTGCAGCGGACACCTGGCTTCATTTTCATCAGGGAACGCGGCGCCGATCAGGTCACCACCGATGTGCGGCAGATCGAGCGCGCGGACGACGGGCCCGCGGTGCTGGTTCGGCCCGATGGATACATTGCATGGGCCGGTGATTCACGGGATCGGGCGGCGTGGACGGCCGCGCTCTCCCGGTGGACCGGATTGGCGCGAGCGGCCGCTAGCCACCCGGATGCCGGGGTAGGCACCGGCGTGGCAGCTCCACGAAAGCCCGGTCAGCCCCACTCGTGA
- a CDS encoding TetR family transcriptional regulator, with amino-acid sequence MAPKPRDGETTRSTILATARSQFGTHGFERTTIRSVAAVAGVDPALVMHYFGSKAELFAAASRFDITFPDLSGVPPNHLADVLVPMFVSVWGSEGPFLPLLRAAATNPVAADAMLEVFVDRVAPALAAVVPDRAAERAALVGAQVLGLATARYVLRLPALVEMDDAILTEWLRPVLAHYLTGSV; translated from the coding sequence ATGGCCCCGAAGCCTCGCGATGGCGAGACGACCCGATCGACGATTCTGGCGACCGCGCGATCCCAATTCGGCACCCACGGCTTCGAGCGCACCACCATCCGATCGGTGGCCGCGGTTGCCGGTGTAGACCCGGCACTGGTCATGCACTACTTCGGTAGTAAAGCCGAATTATTTGCTGCCGCTTCGCGATTCGACATCACTTTTCCCGACTTATCGGGCGTCCCGCCGAATCACCTCGCCGACGTGCTAGTTCCGATGTTCGTGTCGGTCTGGGGATCCGAAGGCCCGTTCCTGCCGCTGCTGCGCGCGGCCGCGACCAACCCCGTGGCAGCCGACGCGATGCTGGAGGTTTTCGTCGACCGGGTCGCGCCTGCTCTGGCCGCGGTGGTGCCGGACCGCGCTGCCGAGCGCGCCGCGCTGGTAGGGGCGCAAGTGCTCGGCCTGGCGACCGCACGCTACGTGCTGCGCCTGCCGGCGCTGGTTGAGATGGACGATGCGATCCTGACCGAGTGGTTGCGCCCGGTGCTGGCGCATTACCTGACCGGCAGCGTCTAG
- a CDS encoding flavin-containing monooxygenase yields the protein MAQMPRVVIIGAGLAGITALHVFNQRGFNDVTVLEKASDVGGVWHWNRYPGLTCDVPSQIYQFGFAPKPDWSHIWADGADIQRYHRDVVDTLGLGDRIRLNTEVVAAQWDENTTQWTLSTAGGERIDADVVVCATGVLHHPAMPDIPGLDEFAGPVVHTARWDPDVDTGGKRIAVIGTGSTGVQIVSALQPGARSVAHYVRSPQWILWAPMTLRQSALLTAALLHYPAAHDRMHQALLWASGILADVTTRPSWRRRAVQAYARLSLRLQVRNPALRAKLTPDYQPLCKRQVVSGTYYRAIQSNNAELVTDRIAEVTPTGIRTADGRHRQTDVIVLATGFQAHNYMRPIQITGRDDLTIDKAWSGGPRAYRMTAIPGFPNLFTVLGPNSPTGSISLQYSAERTAHYIVRFLEMLRDGEATSIEVTEDATDDFNAGVAEAMIPTVWNTGCNSWYLTENNTVDLWPYNRKTLTAMLAEPELGHFLVR from the coding sequence ATGGCCCAGATGCCGCGGGTGGTGATTATCGGCGCAGGCCTCGCCGGCATCACCGCATTGCACGTTTTCAACCAACGCGGCTTCAACGACGTCACCGTGCTGGAGAAGGCCTCTGATGTAGGTGGCGTCTGGCACTGGAACCGCTACCCGGGCCTCACCTGCGACGTGCCCTCCCAGATCTATCAATTCGGCTTCGCTCCAAAACCGGACTGGTCTCACATCTGGGCGGACGGCGCCGACATCCAGCGCTACCACCGCGACGTGGTGGACACGCTCGGGCTGGGTGACCGGATCCGGCTGAACACCGAAGTCGTTGCCGCCCAATGGGATGAGAACACAACCCAGTGGACTTTGAGCACTGCCGGCGGTGAGCGGATCGACGCCGACGTGGTGGTGTGTGCGACAGGTGTGCTGCACCATCCCGCCATGCCGGACATCCCGGGTCTAGACGAATTCGCTGGGCCGGTTGTGCACACGGCGCGGTGGGACCCCGACGTCGATACCGGCGGTAAGCGCATCGCCGTCATCGGAACCGGGTCCACCGGTGTACAGATCGTGTCCGCGCTGCAACCGGGTGCGCGGTCGGTCGCACACTACGTCAGGTCGCCGCAATGGATTCTCTGGGCGCCGATGACGTTGCGGCAGAGTGCATTACTGACCGCCGCGCTCCTACATTACCCGGCTGCCCACGACCGGATGCATCAAGCGCTGCTGTGGGCTTCGGGGATCCTCGCCGACGTCACCACCCGTCCGTCCTGGCGGCGTCGTGCGGTTCAGGCCTACGCCCGGCTCTCCCTGCGGTTACAGGTCCGCAACCCGGCGCTGCGGGCCAAGCTCACCCCCGACTACCAGCCGCTGTGCAAACGGCAGGTGGTGTCCGGAACTTACTACCGCGCAATTCAATCCAACAATGCGGAGTTGGTGACCGACCGTATCGCCGAGGTGACACCCACCGGGATCCGTACCGCCGACGGCCGCCACCGGCAAACCGACGTCATCGTGCTGGCTACCGGTTTCCAGGCGCATAACTACATGCGGCCGATCCAGATCACCGGCCGCGACGACCTGACCATCGACAAGGCCTGGTCCGGCGGTCCGCGAGCCTATCGGATGACTGCGATTCCGGGTTTCCCCAACCTGTTCACGGTTCTGGGGCCGAACTCCCCCACCGGATCGATCTCGCTGCAGTATTCGGCGGAACGAACTGCCCACTACATCGTGCGGTTTTTGGAGATGCTGCGCGACGGCGAGGCTACCTCGATCGAAGTAACCGAGGACGCCACCGATGACTTCAATGCCGGTGTGGCAGAAGCGATGATACCGACCGTCTGGAACACCGGCTGCAATTCGTGGTACCTCACCGAGAACAACACCGTCGACCTGTGGCCGTACAACCGCAAGACACTGACTGCCATGCTTGCCGAGCCCGAACTCGGACACTTCCTAGTCCGCTAG
- a CDS encoding PadR family transcriptional regulator, with the protein MSLRDAVLAALLEGESSGYDLAKDFGASVANFWMATPQQLYRELDRLAEQGLIQARVVLQERRPNKRMYSLTEAGYQAIHDFTARPPKALVLRDELLVKVQAADAGNTAAVRDFIAERLAWSTAKLERYERLRTLILAGRTEEEHQVQAARIGPYLTLMRGISFEQENVRWAERALTILERRLSTLQQ; encoded by the coding sequence ATGTCGTTGCGCGATGCCGTGCTGGCCGCACTCCTGGAAGGTGAATCTTCGGGGTACGACCTGGCCAAGGACTTCGGCGCGTCGGTAGCCAACTTCTGGATGGCGACTCCGCAGCAGCTATACCGCGAACTCGATCGGCTGGCCGAGCAGGGTTTGATCCAGGCACGGGTCGTCCTGCAGGAGCGCCGGCCGAACAAGCGGATGTACTCCCTGACCGAGGCGGGTTACCAAGCGATCCACGATTTCACTGCGCGGCCGCCCAAAGCTTTGGTGCTGCGCGACGAGCTGCTGGTCAAGGTTCAGGCCGCCGACGCTGGCAACACCGCGGCCGTGCGCGACTTCATCGCCGAACGGCTGGCGTGGTCTACTGCCAAGCTCGAGCGCTACGAGCGGTTGCGCACCCTCATCCTGGCCGGCCGCACCGAAGAGGAGCACCAGGTGCAGGCCGCGCGTATCGGCCCATACCTGACGCTGATGCGCGGAATATCCTTCGAGCAGGAAAATGTGCGCTGGGCAGAGCGTGCGCTGACTATCCTGGAAAGACGGTTGTCAACACTGCAACAATGA
- a CDS encoding nuclear transport factor 2 family protein yields the protein MTSEHPFRKAAESGDSAAIEALLADEVVFTSPVAFKPYVGKPITAAILRGVLRVFEDLRYVREIGDSNGNDHALIFETGLVGVPGVRITGCDFVHFNADGLIDDLMVMVRPLSGAKALSEAMGAQFARIQQEALQSATAQDG from the coding sequence GTGACTTCTGAGCACCCCTTCCGCAAGGCGGCTGAGTCCGGCGACTCCGCGGCCATCGAGGCATTGCTGGCCGACGAGGTCGTGTTCACCAGCCCCGTCGCCTTCAAGCCGTATGTTGGCAAACCGATCACCGCGGCGATCCTGCGCGGCGTGCTGCGAGTATTCGAGGACTTGCGCTACGTGCGCGAAATCGGAGATAGCAACGGCAACGACCACGCCTTGATCTTTGAGACTGGGTTGGTTGGGGTGCCGGGCGTTCGCATCACCGGGTGCGACTTCGTGCACTTCAACGCCGATGGTTTGATCGACGATCTGATGGTGATGGTCCGCCCACTATCGGGGGCGAAGGCGCTTTCCGAAGCGATGGGCGCCCAGTTCGCGCGAATCCAGCAGGAGGCACTGCAGTCCGCGACCGCGCAGGACGGCTGA
- a CDS encoding LLM class F420-dependent oxidoreductase: MRIGLGINYAGGFKEVAAEVADLESAGLDIVFVPEAYSFDAVSALGYLAASTERVGLASGILQLYTRTPTLTAMTAAGIDYVSGGRFTLGLGASGPQVIEGFHGVPYDAPIARTREVVEICRQVWRRDTVQYQGDHYTIPLPAEQGTGLAKALKLINHPVRERIPVLIAALGPKNVELAAEIAEGWQPIFYLPERAHDVWGEAIAAGRSKRDPALGELEVYAGPALAIGENVESLREFVKPHLALYIGGMGAKGKNFYHTLATRYGYGPQADRIQELYLAGDKENAAKAVPDELVRDVNLIGSKGFVKERLAAYREAGVTTLNVVPIAGTSRERVQLIETLRDLVD, from the coding sequence ATGCGTATCGGACTGGGCATCAACTACGCGGGCGGCTTCAAAGAGGTGGCTGCCGAAGTGGCAGACCTCGAAAGCGCCGGCCTGGACATCGTCTTCGTCCCGGAGGCCTATTCGTTCGACGCGGTGAGTGCCCTCGGCTACCTCGCGGCCAGCACCGAGCGGGTCGGTCTGGCCTCAGGCATCCTGCAGCTCTACACCCGCACACCCACGCTTACCGCAATGACCGCTGCCGGCATCGACTATGTCTCGGGCGGCCGATTCACGTTGGGGCTGGGCGCTTCCGGCCCACAGGTCATCGAGGGCTTCCACGGTGTGCCCTACGACGCGCCGATCGCCCGAACTCGCGAGGTCGTCGAGATCTGCCGTCAGGTCTGGCGGCGCGACACCGTCCAGTATCAGGGCGATCACTACACGATCCCGCTGCCTGCCGAACAGGGCACTGGGCTCGCGAAGGCGCTCAAGCTGATCAATCACCCTGTCCGCGAACGTATTCCGGTGTTGATTGCCGCGTTGGGCCCCAAGAACGTCGAGCTTGCCGCCGAGATCGCCGAGGGGTGGCAACCAATCTTCTACCTGCCAGAGCGAGCGCATGACGTGTGGGGCGAGGCGATCGCGGCTGGTCGATCCAAGCGCGACCCCGCGCTTGGCGAGCTTGAGGTCTATGCCGGGCCGGCGCTGGCGATCGGCGAAAACGTCGAGTCGCTGCGCGAATTCGTCAAGCCGCACCTGGCGCTGTACATCGGGGGCATGGGCGCCAAGGGCAAGAATTTCTACCACACCCTGGCCACCAGGTACGGGTATGGGCCGCAGGCTGACCGGATCCAGGAGCTTTACCTGGCCGGCGACAAGGAGAACGCCGCAAAGGCAGTCCCTGACGAACTGGTCCGCGACGTGAACCTGATCGGCAGCAAGGGGTTCGTCAAGGAACGCCTTGCCGCCTACCGTGAGGCGGGCGTGACGACTTTGAACGTGGTCCCGATCGCGGGGACGTCGCGTGAGCGGGTGCAGCTTATCGAGACGTTGCGTGACCTAGTGGACTGA
- a CDS encoding limonene-1,2-epoxide hydrolase family protein, with amino-acid sequence MTESAIDTEPDTVVREFCKLWLTGDIDAIVESFTEDAIYHNIPMPVLTGRAEIRDFIAGFLASFDGVDFVIHRQLSQDGVVMNERTDVLRRKDADDVPLPVMGVFEVRGGKIAAWRDYFDLATVTAAFSQ; translated from the coding sequence ATGACTGAAAGCGCGATCGACACCGAACCCGATACCGTCGTCAGGGAGTTCTGCAAGCTGTGGCTGACCGGCGACATCGACGCCATCGTCGAGTCATTCACCGAAGATGCCATCTACCACAACATTCCGATGCCTGTTTTGACGGGTCGCGCTGAAATCCGTGACTTTATCGCCGGATTCCTGGCCAGCTTCGACGGCGTCGACTTCGTCATCCACCGCCAGCTCAGTCAGGACGGCGTCGTGATGAACGAACGCACCGACGTACTGCGCCGCAAGGACGCCGACGACGTGCCATTGCCCGTGATGGGTGTCTTCGAGGTCCGCGGCGGCAAGATCGCGGCGTGGCGCGACTACTTTGACCTCGCCACTGTGACCGCCGCCTTTAGCCAGTGA
- a CDS encoding TetR/AcrR family transcriptional regulator, translating into MAGEDWLLGRHRHDAAADRIVAAAADLIGRVGYEAFTIEALAAKVHCSPATIYRRTGGKAAIREAVITIQANRVLETVREAIKGRTGRDRIVTATIVALQRLRSYPLVQLPTNQPPAGSEWITTSPVITAFAAEMLGQDKVDPLATQWLIRVFISLWYWPLKNSDDERAMLERYLGNSYDGTG; encoded by the coding sequence ATGGCGGGTGAAGATTGGCTGCTGGGCCGGCACAGGCACGACGCGGCCGCCGATCGAATAGTCGCCGCGGCCGCCGACCTCATCGGTCGGGTGGGCTACGAAGCGTTCACCATCGAGGCACTGGCCGCCAAGGTCCATTGCTCACCGGCCACGATTTACCGGAGAACCGGGGGCAAGGCGGCGATCCGCGAAGCCGTCATCACCATTCAAGCCAACCGCGTTCTCGAGACGGTGCGCGAGGCCATCAAGGGCCGCACCGGCCGGGACCGGATCGTGACCGCCACCATTGTCGCCCTGCAACGACTGAGGTCCTATCCGCTGGTTCAGCTGCCCACCAACCAGCCGCCGGCCGGCAGTGAATGGATCACCACATCACCGGTGATCACCGCATTCGCCGCCGAGATGCTCGGCCAAGACAAGGTGGACCCACTGGCTACCCAATGGCTCATCCGCGTCTTCATCTCGCTGTGGTATTGGCCGCTCAAGAACTCCGACGACGAACGCGCCATGCTAGAGCGCTATCTCGGGAACTCATACGACGGGACCGGGTAG
- a CDS encoding cytochrome P450, whose protein sequence is MAVLADPKALFDTEALQNPYPLYERMRAEAAVHRIGESDFYVVCGWDALIDAVNRVEDFSSNLSATMVFREDGTVTAFPMIEAGSPNHALATADDPAHAAHRKILLPHLSAKRVRVIEEFTGQVAERLWEQNFRHGRIEWMSAMANRLPMMVVARLLGLPDADVDNLIRLGFATTTLLDGVVSQEQLAEAGAAAFELSGYVMEHFETASGRDQPGLIPDLAARYAAGELDQTVAMGIMLTLFSAAGESTASLLGSAVWVLAERPEIQGEVRRRPELLGAFIEEVLRYEPPFRGHYRHVWRDTTLGGVAVPANSHLLLMWGAANRDPTQFDAPDEFRLDRSSAKGHVAFGRGAHFCVGAALARLEAQVVLRMLLNRTDSFEAADIGQWLPSILVRRLDRLELTVR, encoded by the coding sequence ATGGCGGTATTAGCTGATCCGAAGGCACTTTTCGATACTGAGGCCTTGCAGAATCCGTACCCGCTCTACGAGCGGATGCGCGCCGAAGCCGCGGTGCACCGCATCGGCGAGTCCGACTTCTACGTGGTTTGCGGCTGGGATGCCCTGATCGACGCGGTGAATCGGGTGGAGGACTTTTCGTCCAATCTCTCAGCCACCATGGTCTTCCGCGAGGACGGCACGGTGACCGCGTTTCCCATGATCGAGGCGGGAAGTCCGAATCACGCACTGGCAACCGCCGACGATCCGGCTCATGCGGCGCACCGGAAGATCCTGCTGCCGCACCTGTCCGCCAAACGCGTTCGCGTCATCGAGGAATTCACCGGCCAGGTTGCCGAGCGGTTGTGGGAACAGAACTTTCGCCACGGTCGGATCGAGTGGATGAGCGCGATGGCGAACCGCCTTCCGATGATGGTGGTTGCCCGACTGCTCGGCCTGCCCGACGCCGACGTCGACAATCTCATTCGCCTGGGCTTCGCCACCACCACACTCCTGGATGGCGTCGTGTCACAGGAGCAGTTGGCGGAGGCCGGAGCTGCCGCGTTCGAGCTCTCCGGCTATGTGATGGAGCACTTTGAGACGGCAAGCGGCAGGGACCAACCCGGATTGATCCCCGACCTGGCGGCACGCTACGCCGCCGGCGAGTTGGACCAGACGGTAGCGATGGGCATCATGCTCACGCTGTTCAGCGCGGCCGGTGAGTCCACCGCGTCGCTCCTCGGCAGCGCGGTGTGGGTTCTCGCCGAACGTCCCGAGATCCAGGGAGAGGTTCGCCGACGCCCAGAGCTGTTGGGCGCCTTCATCGAGGAGGTGTTGCGTTACGAACCACCGTTCCGCGGCCACTACCGGCACGTGTGGCGCGACACGACGCTTGGCGGGGTTGCGGTGCCGGCCAATTCGCACCTGCTCTTGATGTGGGGCGCGGCCAACCGGGACCCCACACAGTTCGACGCGCCGGATGAATTCCGGCTGGACCGCAGTAGCGCCAAGGGCCATGTGGCGTTCGGTCGAGGCGCGCACTTCTGTGTCGGGGCGGCCCTGGCTAGGTTGGAGGCTCAGGTTGTGCTGCGAATGTTGTTGAACCGCACCGACTCCTTCGAGGCCGCGGATATCGGGCAGTGGTTACCGAGCATCCTGGTGCGCCGTTTGGACCGGCTGGAGTTGACCGTCCGATGA
- a CDS encoding phosphotransferase family protein — translation MAGLSLVQRDLAAAQEQLSRWFAAKFGSAVSLTDLSVANKAGGFSSESLLASVVDAGRPRDYVVRIPPAGGGIFPDYDLEAQTRTQELLRSHGVATPSPLIYEPDPAWIGSKFLLMSRIAGHIPGDMSYARKGWLHDAPPNIQRCAQDSFLTTLAYLQCISSSEAPWLRRPTGVGNEAELAWWREFVKWGTDNHVPDLMLAAFDWLWRNLPADPAEPGVSWGDARMSNAIFDDSGNIVGALDWEQACLCAAEADFGWWLAARRQMRSVFGIQSDPELPGFDSRERVIGRYEDMIGRRLRRLEWYEHFASVRLGCCTLRIQVLLRATGRGDHFLARAPLLPDWTIEAIRA, via the coding sequence ATGGCTGGCCTGAGTCTCGTGCAGCGCGACCTCGCCGCGGCTCAGGAGCAATTGAGCCGATGGTTTGCCGCCAAGTTCGGCTCGGCAGTCTCGTTGACTGATTTGAGTGTGGCAAATAAGGCCGGCGGGTTCTCTAGCGAGAGTCTGCTTGCATCCGTCGTCGACGCGGGCCGTCCGCGGGATTATGTGGTGCGCATTCCACCCGCGGGCGGTGGTATCTTCCCCGACTACGACCTCGAAGCACAGACTCGTACCCAGGAGTTGTTACGCAGCCATGGGGTCGCCACGCCTAGCCCTCTGATCTATGAGCCAGACCCCGCCTGGATCGGCTCCAAATTCCTGCTGATGTCGCGAATCGCGGGTCATATTCCGGGCGATATGAGCTACGCCCGCAAGGGCTGGCTCCACGACGCGCCGCCGAACATTCAGCGCTGCGCCCAAGACTCTTTCCTGACGACACTTGCTTATTTGCAATGCATTTCGTCGAGCGAAGCACCCTGGTTGCGCCGACCGACCGGCGTCGGCAACGAAGCCGAACTGGCCTGGTGGCGCGAGTTCGTGAAATGGGGCACTGACAATCACGTTCCAGACCTCATGCTCGCGGCGTTTGACTGGCTGTGGCGAAACCTGCCTGCAGACCCCGCCGAGCCGGGCGTCAGCTGGGGCGACGCCAGAATGTCCAACGCGATATTCGACGACTCCGGCAACATCGTGGGCGCGCTGGACTGGGAGCAGGCCTGCCTGTGCGCAGCCGAAGCCGACTTCGGCTGGTGGCTGGCTGCGCGGCGACAAATGCGCTCCGTCTTTGGAATCCAGTCCGACCCAGAGCTGCCTGGGTTCGATTCACGCGAGCGTGTCATCGGCCGCTATGAGGACATGATCGGACGACGACTGCGCCGTCTCGAGTGGTATGAGCATTTCGCTTCGGTCCGCCTCGGTTGCTGCACGCTGCGCATCCAAGTGCTACTGCGAGCGACCGGGCGGGGCGACCACTTCCTAGCTCGCGCGCCGCTGTTACCCGACTGGACCATCGAGGCGATCCGTGCCTGA